A single region of the Candidatus Marsarchaeota archaeon genome encodes:
- the dph5 gene encoding diphthine synthase has translation MLYLVGLGLGNSELTEKTIEIIRKSEVFAENYTSVISSEKFERISSIKEGKINLLDRSQLEEKAAMLVEKAKESNVAVLCGGDPLIATTHKIILIEARKRNVPYEVVHGISILSVAIGESGLDFYRFGPICTIANWSSHYRPVSFYETIKFNHENSLHSLMLLDFDSNLQSSIPISRALEIVLNAEDHYKGGIFNTHTKLIALFDLGTQKQEKAYAEIGQLIKEKSNRAATLVLPSKLSDIEKEMLTGMKDYI, from the coding sequence ATGCTTTACCTAGTTGGTCTTGGCCTGGGCAATTCAGAACTTACCGAAAAAACAATAGAAATAATACGCAAATCAGAAGTCTTTGCGGAAAATTACACTTCAGTTATATCTTCCGAAAAATTCGAGCGTATATCAAGCATTAAAGAGGGCAAAATCAATCTGCTAGACAGAAGCCAGCTTGAGGAGAAAGCCGCAATGCTGGTAGAAAAGGCAAAAGAAAGCAATGTTGCAGTGCTCTGCGGAGGCGACCCGCTAATAGCCACGACCCACAAAATAATACTGATAGAAGCAAGAAAGCGCAATGTGCCGTACGAAGTGGTGCACGGCATATCTATATTGTCCGTGGCAATCGGGGAAAGCGGTCTGGACTTTTATAGGTTCGGGCCAATATGCACCATTGCAAACTGGTCTTCGCATTACAGGCCTGTTTCATTCTACGAAACAATAAAATTTAATCATGAAAATTCGCTGCACAGCCTAATGCTGCTTGATTTTGACAGCAATCTGCAGAGTTCAATCCCGATTTCCAGAGCGTTGGAAATAGTGCTGAATGCCGAAGATCATTACAAAGGAGGCATATTTAATACGCATACAAAATTGATAGCGCTGTTCGATTTGGGGACGCAGAAGCAGGAAAAGGCGTATGCAGAAATAGGCCAGCTCATTAAGGAAAAAAGCAACAGGGCTGCAACGCTAGTGCTTCCATCAAAATTATCAGACATAGAAAAAGAGATGCTTACCGGCATGAAAGATTATATATAG